The following proteins come from a genomic window of Natronosalvus vescus:
- a CDS encoding NADPH-dependent FMN reductase — MPAAPHVVAVSGSIREESYTRTALKYVLHAAAEAGAETTLLDLREYDLPVYDPDIEGQGDSEAAKRIVRDADAVALGTPVYHGSYSGALKNFHDYCGWDEYEDTTVGLLATAGGGSYGSTLDHLRITVRGVHGWVLPHQVGLRNASNKFEADPDAIDGRAFIEPKLEERVEKLGRMLTEYAFITPDVNAPEAPAVDD, encoded by the coding sequence ATGCCAGCAGCCCCCCACGTCGTCGCCGTCTCGGGAAGCATTCGCGAGGAGAGCTACACCCGAACGGCGCTGAAATACGTCCTCCATGCAGCCGCTGAGGCTGGCGCGGAGACGACCCTCCTCGACCTCCGCGAATATGATCTACCCGTCTACGACCCCGATATCGAGGGACAGGGTGACAGCGAAGCCGCCAAGCGAATCGTCCGCGACGCCGACGCCGTCGCTCTGGGCACCCCCGTCTACCACGGATCCTACTCGGGGGCGCTGAAGAACTTCCACGACTACTGCGGCTGGGACGAGTACGAGGACACCACCGTTGGTCTGCTCGCGACCGCCGGCGGCGGCAGTTACGGCTCGACGCTCGATCACCTCCGGATCACCGTCCGCGGCGTCCACGGCTGGGTGCTCCCCCACCAGGTCGGCCTTCGGAACGCGTCGAACAAGTTCGAAGCTGACCCCGACGCGATCGACGGACGAGCGTTCATCGAGCCGAAGCTCGAGGAGCGCGTCGAGAAACTGGGCCGGATGCTCACCGAGTACGCGTTCATCACCCCAGACGTGAACGCGCCGGAAGCGCCAGCGGTCGACGATTGA
- a CDS encoding phosphoglucomutase/phosphomannomutase family protein, with protein MSAISFGTDGWRAQLEVFTTPRVRMVAQAIATTLRADGQSTPVVVGYDVRETSRGFAEEVTRVLCANGYDVLLSERDRPTPLCAHAVVDRGFSGAVVITASHNPPSYNGIKFIPEDGAPALPSVMDAIADNLAEPQPSPQDEHGTVREVDLVDAHAEACLELMGSIVDTDTDTDFDVDTPSNPLEGVTVAYDAMHGSGRGTTDALLERAGAQVTRLRCERDPEFGGGAPEPASENLEALIEAVTEGEADLGVANDGDADRVAIVTSERGYLDENLFFAALYDFLLEADSGPAIRTVSTTYLIDRVGEAHGESVHEVPVGFKWVAEAMAEHAALVGGEESGGFTVRGHVREKDGVLMGLLATVMHAAEPIDERVDRLLEDHGEVVQGKISVPCPDDEKAAVLAALEDEIPETVAGTSVAGVNTADGFKLALEDGSWLLIRPSGTEPVLRVYAEAENEARVDTLCDAGEALLEPST; from the coding sequence ATGTCGGCGATCAGTTTCGGGACGGATGGGTGGCGGGCCCAACTCGAGGTCTTCACCACGCCTCGGGTTCGGATGGTAGCGCAGGCGATTGCGACGACCCTGCGTGCGGACGGCCAGTCAACCCCGGTCGTCGTCGGCTACGACGTACGGGAGACGTCTCGGGGGTTCGCCGAGGAGGTGACGCGTGTGCTGTGTGCCAACGGCTACGACGTCCTCCTGAGCGAGCGCGACCGACCGACGCCGCTGTGTGCCCACGCTGTCGTCGACCGAGGATTCTCGGGTGCGGTCGTAATCACGGCTTCGCACAACCCGCCGTCGTACAACGGCATCAAGTTCATTCCAGAGGACGGCGCGCCCGCCCTGCCGTCCGTGATGGACGCCATCGCCGATAACCTCGCCGAACCACAGCCCAGTCCCCAGGACGAGCACGGAACCGTTCGGGAAGTCGACCTAGTGGACGCCCACGCAGAGGCCTGTCTCGAGCTGATGGGATCGATCGTCGACACCGACACCGACACCGACTTCGATGTCGACACCCCATCGAACCCGCTCGAGGGGGTCACGGTCGCCTACGACGCCATGCACGGCAGCGGCCGGGGGACGACTGACGCGCTGCTCGAGCGAGCGGGAGCTCAGGTCACTCGTCTTCGTTGTGAACGCGACCCCGAGTTTGGGGGTGGTGCACCCGAACCCGCCTCGGAGAACCTCGAGGCACTGATCGAGGCCGTCACCGAGGGTGAGGCGGATCTGGGAGTCGCGAACGACGGCGACGCCGACCGGGTCGCTATCGTCACGTCCGAACGAGGGTATCTGGACGAGAACCTCTTCTTCGCCGCGCTCTACGACTTCCTGCTCGAGGCCGATTCCGGCCCGGCGATCCGGACGGTGTCGACGACGTACCTGATCGACCGCGTCGGGGAGGCCCACGGTGAGTCCGTCCACGAGGTGCCCGTCGGCTTCAAGTGGGTCGCCGAGGCGATGGCCGAGCACGCCGCCCTCGTCGGCGGGGAAGAGTCCGGCGGGTTCACCGTCCGCGGCCACGTCCGCGAGAAAGATGGCGTCCTGATGGGGCTCCTCGCGACAGTCATGCATGCCGCAGAACCGATCGACGAGCGCGTCGACCGTCTGCTCGAGGATCACGGCGAAGTCGTCCAGGGGAAGATCAGCGTTCCCTGCCCGGACGACGAGAAGGCGGCGGTGCTCGCCGCGCTCGAGGACGAAATTCCTGAGACGGTCGCGGGGACGTCGGTCGCCGGCGTCAACACCGCGGACGGGTTCAAGCTGGCGCTCGAGGACGGCTCCTGGCTGTTGATCCGCCCGAGCGGGACGGAACCCGTCCTCAGGGTGTACGCCGAAGCCGAGAACGAAGCGCGCGTGGATACCCTGTGTGACGCGGGCGAGGCGTTGCTCGAGCCGTCGACGTGA
- a CDS encoding amphi-Trp domain-containing protein, whose protein sequence is MADTTTYNDTLTRDETADLLQELARELRGTGASRVTVGNKTVTLEPADEIDYDLEVEERSPMLGGKHEEISISIEWAVKKEPQE, encoded by the coding sequence ATGGCGGATACGACCACCTACAACGACACGCTGACGAGGGACGAAACGGCCGACCTGCTCCAGGAACTCGCCCGCGAACTGCGCGGTACCGGTGCTTCGAGGGTCACCGTCGGCAACAAGACCGTGACGCTTGAGCCCGCCGACGAAATCGACTACGACCTCGAGGTCGAGGAACGATCGCCGATGCTCGGTGGCAAACACGAGGAAATCTCGATCTCGATCGAGTGGGCTGTCAAAAAGGAGCCACAGGAGTAG
- a CDS encoding metallophosphoesterase family protein, translated as MHVGIISDVHSNLPALEAVLEELERSAVDAIVCAGDVVGYNPWPADCIDRLRDLEVPTVMGNHDRAVVQETTFRFNEMAAAGVELASEQVTEPQRDWLTSLPTERLEFDGRLKLIHGHPADPDRYTYPRDFSPRLLEDEDVLVLGHTHIQHVERYAEGIVVNPGSVGQPRDGDPRAAYAILDLETLTVETHRVDYDVDRVQAAVTEAGLPERIGTRLARGE; from the coding sequence ATGCACGTCGGCATCATCTCGGACGTCCACAGCAATCTCCCGGCGCTCGAGGCCGTGCTCGAGGAACTCGAGCGATCGGCCGTGGACGCAATCGTCTGTGCGGGTGACGTCGTCGGCTACAATCCCTGGCCCGCCGACTGTATCGACAGGCTCCGCGACCTCGAGGTACCGACCGTGATGGGCAATCACGACCGGGCGGTCGTCCAGGAAACGACCTTCCGATTCAACGAGATGGCCGCCGCGGGAGTCGAACTCGCCAGTGAGCAGGTGACCGAGCCTCAGCGGGATTGGCTGACTTCGTTACCCACAGAGCGTCTCGAGTTCGACGGGCGACTAAAGCTTATACACGGCCATCCAGCCGATCCCGATCGCTACACCTACCCGCGGGACTTCTCGCCACGGTTGCTCGAGGACGAGGACGTCCTCGTCCTCGGCCACACCCACATCCAGCACGTCGAGCGTTACGCCGAGGGGATAGTGGTCAATCCCGGTAGCGTCGGGCAACCCCGCGATGGCGATCCGCGAGCGGCCTACGCAATCCTGGATCTCGAGACGCTCACGGTCGAGACCCATCGCGTCGACTACGACGTCGACCGCGTGCAGGCGGCGGTCACAGAGGCTGGGTTGCCCGAACGGATCGGCACCCGATTAGCTCGCGGCGAGTGA